The genomic window CCGCGCACGGTGTAGGCGGTCCGCCAGGAGCCGGTGTGTTGGCCGCGAGCGTAATAGAAGGCCGCTCGTCCACCGTGCAAGTGCACCACGTCGGCCCGCGTCGACGCGACCACGTCGGCCAGTTGTTTGACGGTGCGTCGATCCAATCGTCCGCGAAAGAAATCCAATTCGCCAACAATCTCTGCGCCCAACTGTTCCGCATGTTTGGTCGCGTAGGAATTCTGCTGGGAACAAAAGGCAACCTCGACACCGTGTTGGAGCAGGTCTTCGGACAGTGCCAAGACGTTTGTTGTTCCGCCGCCCGGCGTGCCATCGGCGACCACTTGCAGCACCCGCATCAGCGTGCCTCCTGCCACATCGGCCCGTCGCGAAATTCATCGTCTGCCGCCGGCAACTGTAGCACTAGCCCGGTAATCAAATACAGCACCGGCATCGATAACCAAAGCGTATACGTATCGCCCAGAAAAGCTTGCAACAATTGCCCACACCAGACGCCTACCAACAACAGGGCATAGCGATTGCCGGCCATACCTAGCTTTGCCAGCGACAGCATCAGCACGATGGCAAAACTTGTCAGCGCAGCCACCCCCAGCACTCCGGTTTCCAACAGCGTCGAGAGCACGCTGTTGTCGGGGACCCGGCCGGGAATCAGCGAGGGGCTGTTCTTGTAGCCACAGCCCAACACCACATGGTTGCCGGCGATTCGCAAATACCGCTTCCAGGAATCGATGCGGCCAGAGGAAAACCGATTGACGCTATTGGATTCCGAAGGCAGGAAGCGGTCGATCTGTTTGGCGACACGCGAGCTCGACGGCAGCGCGCCGGAACGTCCAGCAATCTGCAACGCGGTAAAGCTCAGCACCAACAATAACGCCAGCGCCAGACCGACGACCACGGAGTTGCGGAGGCTGCGCGGGCGATAGCGAGAGGCAGCCCAGATCCCGCCGGCGGTGCCCGCCACGTTAACGACCGCCGATCGGCTGGAGGCGGCAAAGATTGCGAACCCGCCCAATCCCAATAGAACCACCAGCAACCACTTCCAATGTTTGGTCGGTCGCGCCAGGATCAAACAACTTCCGACCAGCGTAATCCAGGTTGCCGTGAGGTGACCGAAGTGAGTGGTTTCGCCCACCAGCCCACCGGCTCGCAGCTCCGAACCGCCACCGCGGTACCACATCTTTTGCTGCGCGTCGCGGATTGGAATTTGCAGCCACCAAACGGCCAGGCTGATCAAGATCGCGATCAGCCCACCCCAGAAAAACGCCCAAGCGGCGCGGCGCACCAAACGGCGGTCGACAAACATTCGCGCGCCGAGGAAAAAGGGAGCGCAAATGCCGACCAAACGGATCCACTTCAATCCGGCTTTAACTTGATACCGTTGGTCATGAATTTGAAACAGCGATAGAAAAGCGATTGCCAGAAAGCCCAGCAGCAACCAGTGACTGGCATCGATGCGGCCCCGGTAGCGGCTGAAGATCAGCAGCACGGCCAAGGCCGGCAGCAACGGATCGCTCATCCCGATCCGCTCACCGACAGGCACCACCACGATGGGCACGAAAAAGGCCATCACCACGACAAACCACTCGGCGAGTTTCTGCACCAATTGATGCCGCGCGTGTTGTCTGTCAAGCGGCTCGCGGAGCGATTCAAAGACGGCTTGCTCAGCCATGTTGTCCCTCCGCACGGTTAGGCATTGCCATCGCCGGCCAAGGCAGCGAGACGACTCCGGTCACTTTAAAAGCCAGCCAAGTCGCGACCAGGTTTTCGGTCACGATCGCGGTGGCCGCGGCCATCCCCGCGCCGACGACACCCCACAACGGAATCAAGATCAGGCAACCCAGCAGATTGACTCCAAAGCCCAACGTCGCCGCGCGACGCAGTTGGCTTTCATGGCCGGTCATGATCAATACGTAACCCACCGATCCGGTGGCCACGTTGATCAATTGGGCGACCGCCAAGATGGCCAGAGCCGGAGCGGCGGGAGGGAAGTCGTCCCCCATCCAACCCAAGATCCAGCCCCCGAACAAACACAGTCCCAGCGTCAGCGGCAGCGCCACGATGGTCATCAGCACCGACGTATTGCGGGCCAAGCGGCTGATCCCTTCCATGTCCCCGGCAGCGTGCAGGCGAGCGAATCGGGCGGGCGTGACACTGTTGAAAGCCAGCAAAATAAAGAGGATCACAACCGCGATACGAGCCGCCGCGCCAAATTGCCCGACTTGGTCCGGATCGCCAAACATCCCCAAACAGATCAACGGCAACCAACCGCCGGCCATGGTAAACAAACTGTAGATCAACAGCGGCACACCGGAACGTCGCATCTGAGGCAATTCGCTGTCCGGTTTTCGCTGCGGCGGTCCCGCACAACGGACCAACGAAACAAAGGCCGCCGCGGCTGCCGTGTAAGTGGCCAGCATATAGCCAACCGCCGCATAAGATTCGTATCGGCGATCGGTCCAGTGCAGCACTGCCAACACGAGGGCAAAACAGACCGGGATCACAGCCGTATGAAAGAAGTTCCCCGCGCCCGGCCGATCGATGGCTTTGTGCGATTCGCAAAACAGCGACAGCATGGAATAGGCGGGAATGGCCGCGGCGAACCAAGGCAGCACGCTCCGCATCCCGGGGTTGTGAAACACCGCCTCGGCCAGCCAGGGCGACGCCAACATGAAGACGACCGCTATCAGCAGAGAACTGACAAACGCGTGCCGGGAGGCATCCTGGACCGCGGCCCAAAATCGAGGCCGATCGGATTGCCCCCAGGCTTCACTGCCGATCCGCAGCAGGGCGAAATCCAACCCCCGCCGGCCCAGCATCGACAGCAGCAACAGCAGCGTCAGGCTTAACATCACCGTGCCGCTGCCGTCGGCGCCGAATAACCGGCCCAGGGCAAAGGTGACCAGCAACTGCGCCACCGCCCCCAATCCCCGGCCCACCAGGGCCCGGGCGACGCTCAGCAACAGCGATGGGCCCGGCAACACGGATGGCGTCTCATGGAAGCGGTAGAAGGGTAAACAGACCGTCGGCCTCTACCGTACTTGCGGCAATTCAAAACGGCAATCCTGGCCGGGGGGCCGGAACGAGGGCAAGTGCCTGCCCAGCCCGCATAATCGGACTTCGCCGCGCAGCATTGCAGCCTGCCGCGGGGAGGCTAGCGAACATTCGTAACCCTTTGCCGTGGTCAGCCCGAACCAATCTGGCTCTATCACGAGGCGCGCGAACTCCGGTCCCCCCTCCCCCGAAATGGTCGCGCCAGAGGTATCCATCTCAATAGGCGTGACCGCGACCGTTTTGGGGGAGGGGGTTAGGGGGAGGGGCAAGCGGCGCCGGGGATTTGCCGGTTAGCCGTTGTGCTGATTGGTAGTGTTCTTGAAGCAGCCGGGGTGGTGCCGGTTGCGCGCATCGGCCCCTCCCCCTAACCCCCTCCCAAATATTTCGCGTTATGAATCTGGGGTGATAAGAGGACGTAATGCGAGAAATATTTGGGGGAGGGGGGACCGGATTTCGCTCGCGCCCTATGGTAGCATTCGATTGGTTGGGGACGACCACGACAAAGGGTTACTAATTTTCGTCAGGTCCCCCCGGGGCCCCATGCTACTGCCTGATTACTGCGACACGGGCCGGGGGCCCATGCTACTAGTG from Roseimaritima ulvae includes these protein-coding regions:
- a CDS encoding O-antigen ligase family protein, coding for MAEQAVFESLREPLDRQHARHQLVQKLAEWFVVVMAFFVPIVVVPVGERIGMSDPLLPALAVLLIFSRYRGRIDASHWLLLGFLAIAFLSLFQIHDQRYQVKAGLKWIRLVGICAPFFLGARMFVDRRLVRRAAWAFFWGGLIAILISLAVWWLQIPIRDAQQKMWYRGGGSELRAGGLVGETTHFGHLTATWITLVGSCLILARPTKHWKWLLVVLLGLGGFAIFAASSRSAVVNVAGTAGGIWAASRYRPRSLRNSVVVGLALALLLVLSFTALQIAGRSGALPSSSRVAKQIDRFLPSESNSVNRFSSGRIDSWKRYLRIAGNHVVLGCGYKNSPSLIPGRVPDNSVLSTLLETGVLGVAALTSFAIVLMLSLAKLGMAGNRYALLLVGVWCGQLLQAFLGDTYTLWLSMPVLYLITGLVLQLPAADDEFRDGPMWQEAR
- a CDS encoding lipopolysaccharide biosynthesis protein translates to MLPGPSLLLSVARALVGRGLGAVAQLLVTFALGRLFGADGSGTVMLSLTLLLLLSMLGRRGLDFALLRIGSEAWGQSDRPRFWAAVQDASRHAFVSSLLIAVVFMLASPWLAEAVFHNPGMRSVLPWFAAAIPAYSMLSLFCESHKAIDRPGAGNFFHTAVIPVCFALVLAVLHWTDRRYESYAAVGYMLATYTAAAAAFVSLVRCAGPPQRKPDSELPQMRRSGVPLLIYSLFTMAGGWLPLICLGMFGDPDQVGQFGAAARIAVVILFILLAFNSVTPARFARLHAAGDMEGISRLARNTSVLMTIVALPLTLGLCLFGGWILGWMGDDFPPAAPALAILAVAQLINVATGSVGYVLIMTGHESQLRRAATLGFGVNLLGCLILIPLWGVVGAGMAAATAIVTENLVATWLAFKVTGVVSLPWPAMAMPNRAEGQHG